AAAAAAAAATCATTGCTTATTAGGCCGCAACTGAATTATAGTTGCAAAAAGTGGAACCGAATATAAAGGTCTCTCCTGATATATGGGAAAAAAAGAAAAACTACTACAAAGGCTCCATTCCAGACCCAAAGATTTTACATGGGATGAACTGGTATCCCTTCTGAAAGCCCTTGGTTTTGAGATCTTTCAGGGCAGAGGTTCCCGGTGTAAGTTTATCCATAAAGAAACACAAACCATCATCAGTCTTCACAGGCCGCATCCGGGCAATGAACTGAAAATGTATGTAATGGATCAGGTAATTGAAAAATTATCCGAAATGGGTGTCTTCGATGAAAGGTCTTTTTAAGTACAAGGGATTTTATGGCTCTTCAGAAATAAGCCATGAAGACAATGTGCTGCATGGAAAAATTGAGTGCATCCATGATCTGGTCACCTACGAGGCGGAAACCGTGGAAGCACTGCGCCATGCCTTTGAGGAGGCGGTGGATGATTATCTGGAAACCTGCAAAATGCTTGGCAGGGAGCCGGAGCGTCCCATGTCCGGAACCTTTAACGTGCGCATCGGGGAAGAGCTGCACAAAAAGGTCTCCCTTGCCGCAAAGGGTTCGGGCATGAGCCTCAACGACTATATCAAGACAACCCTTGCTGAAAAACTGGAAAAAAAGCCGGAACTGCACATGCATTTTTACTGGAAGCATGAGCAGACAAGCACCTTTTCTTCCAAATCCGGCAGGGAGACGTCTTCCCGTAAGAATGTCCTGAATTTTCAAAGGAGGGCAAACTGAATGCTGCACCATGTGAAATATCTGGGGCATGAACTGACGGCAAGTACCTTCCGGCTTCTTCAGGAACCGGACAATGATGGCCAGTACAGCTATGCCATAGAGGCCCACGATTCCGTCGTCATCGATGAGGTGACAGAGGATGAGGAAGGTGCAGACAGCCCTGTCCGACATCTCACCATCCCCATGACGGCCACGGTAAAGGGCCTTGAAGCAGAAACAAAAACGGAAGTCTTTGACATCGCTTTAAATTTTCAGCTTCGATTTGAACTGGCAAGAGATTTCAGTATGGATGAAGATGCCCTGTCTGAAAGCTCCTGGTTCTTCATGAACTTTGCCCATGTGGCAGCCAAGGAAATGATTGACGGCATGTTATCCCATACGGTTTTGAGGGGGACATTTATGCCTGCACACAGAAGATCCGCAGACTAAAAAAACGCAGCATCT
The DNA window shown above is from Desulfobotulus pelophilus and carries:
- a CDS encoding type II toxin-antitoxin system HicA family toxin, with the protein product MGKKEKLLQRLHSRPKDFTWDELVSLLKALGFEIFQGRGSRCKFIHKETQTIISLHRPHPGNELKMYVMDQVIEKLSEMGVFDERSF
- a CDS encoding type II toxin-antitoxin system HicB family antitoxin, with amino-acid sequence MKGLFKYKGFYGSSEISHEDNVLHGKIECIHDLVTYEAETVEALRHAFEEAVDDYLETCKMLGREPERPMSGTFNVRIGEELHKKVSLAAKGSGMSLNDYIKTTLAEKLEKKPELHMHFYWKHEQTSTFSSKSGRETSSRKNVLNFQRRAN